The genomic segment AATGCGGCGATGTGGGAGGAGGCCCTCGCCTATATTCGTGCGCATGCGGAAGTACGCGATGTCCTCCTTTCGGGAGGCGATCCGCTGATCCTGTCCGACGAACGGCTAGCCTGGCTGCTCGAGCGCCTGCGCGCCATCCGTCATGTGGAGATCATCCGGATCGGGACCAAGGTGCCGGCGGTCTTGCCGATGCGGATCACCCCTGCCCTCTGCCGTACGCTGAGGCGGTTTCACCCCCTGTTCATCAGCATCCACTTCATCCACCCCGAGGAACTGACGCCGGAAACCGCTCGCGCCTGTGAGCGGCTGGCCGACGCGGGAATCCCGTTGGGCGGTCAGATGGTCCTGCTGAAGGGAATCAACGACGATCCTGAGACGATGCGGCGTCTCTGCCAGGGCCAGCTCCGCATGCGGGTTCGCCCGTACTACCTGCATCAGTGCGATGCGATTGTCGGGTCGATGCAATTCCGCACGCCGATTCAGGCAGGCCTCGAGATCATCCGCGCCCTGCACGGCCACACGTCGGGCTATGCCGTGCCGACCTACATGGTGGACGCCCCCGGTGGCGGGGGGAAGGTGCCGCTGACTCCCTCGTATGTCGTGGGCCGGCAGGGCGCCGACCTCGTCATCCGCAACCATGCCGGTGCCCTCTACCGCTACTACGACCCAGGCGCGGCTCCCGAAACGGGGGAACTGCCGGTCAGGTTCGAACCTGGCCCGAGCCGTGGATGATGTACTTATACGTTGTCAGCTCCTCCAACCCCATCGGCCCGCGGGCGTGTAGTTTGTCGGTGCTGATTCCGATTTCCGCGCCCATCCCAAACTCGCCGCCGTCGGTGAAGCGCGTGGACGCGTTCACATAGACCGCCGCTGAATCGACGCGATCCGTGAATTCGCGCTGGGCAGCGGGGTCGCTCGCCAGGATTGCGTCGGAGTGGTGCGACCCATGCGCGTTGATAAAGTCGATCGCCTCGTCCAGCCCTTGGACGATTTTGACGCCCATGATCAGGTCGAGGTATTCGGTGTCCCAATCGGCGTCCGTTGCGGGCTTCAGGTCCGGAACAATGGCTCGCGCAGCTTCGTCGCCGCGGAGTTCGACCTTGCGCGCGCGCAGCATCTCAACAAGCGCCGGCAGGAACTCGCGCGCGATCGAGGCATCGATGAGGACGTGTTCGGCGGCGTTGCAAACCCCGGGGCGCTGGCACTTCGCGTTTTCAACAACCTTGAGGGCCATCTCCCGGTCCGCCGATTCGTGCACATAGACGTAACAAATTCCCTTGTAGTGTTTGATCACCGGCACCCGCGCGTGCTCGGCGACCGCCCGAATCAGGCCCTCGCCACCGCGCGGAATCGCCAGGTCCACCATCCCTTCCAGTTGGACCAGCTCGCGGATCGCTTCGCGATCCGTCGTGCCGACCAGTTGAATGGCGTATTCCGGCAGGCCCTTCGAGGCGCCGCCCGCCTGGAGAGCGTCGGCTAGAGCCTTGTTGGAATGAACGGCCTCCTTGCCGCCCCGCAGAATAACGGCGTTGCCCGTCTTGATGCACAAAATCGCGGAATCCACCGTGACGTTCGGACGGGATTCGTAAATGATGGCGATGACGCCGATCGGCACGCGGACCTTGCGGATCTCCAGCCCGTTGGGGCGCATCCATTTGCTGATCACCTGGCCGACGGGGTCCTTGAGGCCCACGACATCACGGATGCCCTTGATCATCGCGTCGATCCGACTGTCGGTGAGCAGAAGCCGGTCGAGCATCGCGGCGGAAAGGCCAGCGGCTCGGCCGGCCTCCATATCCCGCTCGTTCGCCGCCTTGATTTCGGCGCGACGCGCGTCCAACTCCTCGGCCATCGCTTCGAGGATGGCGTTCTTCTTTTTGCAGGAAAGTTGCGCGAGTTTCCGTGCCGCCGAAATGGCGCGGCGTCCCATCTCCACCATCTGTTCATGAAGCGTCATACGGCACCATCCCTTCTCGGGCAGCTCCGCCGGTTAGGTTTCCCGGCGGGCCCTTTGGATCAGTTTCCGGCCCCCACGGTCGCGGGGGCTTCCTTTTTGCGGAAAACCATGTTATCGCGATGTACCACCACCGGCGACTCTGACGCGCCCAGCACGGCCTCCAATTCGTCCGACCGTTTCCCTTTCATCAACCGAATTTCCGTGCTCGAAAAATTACTGAGACCCCGCCCGAAAATCGAGCCATCCCCCGCCTTGAGGTTGACGACCGCCCCCGCGTCAAAATTCCCCTCGACCGCGCGGATGCCGACCGGCAGCAGGCTCTTCCCGCGGGTTTCTACCGCCTCGCGAGCGCCGTCGTCCACCACCAGTGAGCCCTTCGGCCGGTGGAACAGCGCGATCCACCGCTCGCGTCGCGAGAGCGGATTGGGATCCGAGGAGGGGAGGATGATCGTCCCAACGTCCTCTCCACGAATCAGACGTTCAAGTACTCCGTCGCTGCGGCCGTTTGCGATGACCACCGGGATCCCGTTTTCCGCTACCATACCGGCGGATTGCAGTTTGCTCGCCATCCCGCCGGTGGACAACTGGCTGCCCTTGCCGAGGGCCATCGAAAGCTCCTTCTCGCTCACCCCCGCCAGAACGGGAACGCGTCGCGTTCGCCCGGCCGTGACGGGCGCGCGGAACCCGTCGACCGTCGTCAGCAGCACCAAGGCGTCCGCCTGAACGAGCAAGGCGGTCAGCGCTGCAAGCAGGTCATTGTCGCCGAATTTGATTTCATCGACCGCAACGACGTCGTTCTCATTCACAATCGGCACGACACGATGCTCCAACAGTGTCTGCATGGTCTCGTGCGCGTTGAGGTGCCGGGTCCGGTGGCGAAGATCCTCGTGGGTCAGCAAGAGCTGGCCGATCCGGATATCATGTGCGCCGAAGAGCTCGTCATAACGGGCCATCAGGCGGGACTGCCCTACGGCGGCCGCCATCTGCAGCAATTTCAAGGAAGTTGGCCGCTTCCGCCAACCTAGCGCCTCGATGCCGCTGCCGATTGCGCCGGAGGACACGACAACGACGTCGCGGCCTGCCTTATGCAGGCCAGCGATTTGTCGCACCAGCTCCCGCATCCGGCGGACATCGGGCCGACCCGTGCGCTGGACGAGCACGCGGCTGCCGATTTTCACGACGATTCGCCTCGCGTGAGCGAGCCGGGTCCGAGCCTCTTTGGCGTCATGCATGGGCGGGCATTCTTATCAAAAATCGCGGCCGCTGTAAAAAACCGCGGGGCTGGGCGCCGCGTCTACGGCGAATAATTTCGGGCCGTCTCCGCAATGATCCGCAGTGCCGCAAGGGCATCATCCCTCGTGATGTTCAACGGCGGCAGCATGCGGATCACGTGTTCCGCCGTGGCGATGGTGATGAGGCCATTGGCCAGGAGGGCTTTCTCGAAGGCCTTGGCGGGGTGATCGAGCACAAGGCCGATCATCAGCCCCTTTCCACGCACATCGCGCATCCATGGAAATTGCGCGGCCAGCGCGCGCAGCTCGCGCATCATGAATTCGCCGAGCTGCGCCGCGTTTTCAAGCAAACGCTCATCCTCGATGATCTGGATCACCGCCAGAGCGGCTGCGCACGCGACGGGATTCCCGCCAAACGTGCTCGCGTGGTGGCCGGGTTGAAACACCTCGGCGACCTTGGGGCCAGCGATGAACGCCCCGATCGGAAGGCCGCCGCCCAGCCCTTTGGCGAGCGAGCAGCCGTCTGCCTGGACGCCATAGGCCTGGAACCCGAACCAGTGGCCGGTGCGCCCCATGCCGCATTGGACTTCGTCGCAAAAAAGCAGCAGGTTGAATTCATCGCAAAGCGCGCGCAGTCCCTGCATGAATTCCGCCGTGGCCGGCACGATTCCGCCTTCGCCCTGCACGGCCTCGACGAGGATCGCGACAGTTTTCTCGTTGACCGCCGATCGGACGGACGCGAGGTTGTTGTACTCCGCGTACACGAAGCCCGGCGGCAGCGGCTCGAACCCCTTTTGGTATTTGGTCTGGCCCGTCGCGGTGATCGCGGCGAGGGTTCGGCCGTGGAACGAGTTGCGCATCGTGATGATTTCGTGGCGGCCACTCGCTGAGCCCCAAAGTCGCGCCAGCTTGATCAAGCCTTCATTCGCCTCGGCGCCCGAATTGCAGAAAAACACTCGGCCCGGCGCGCCAAATTTTTCGACGAGTTTGGCCGCCAGACGCGGTGCATTTTCGTTGTAATACAGGTTCGAAACGTGCATCAGCCGCGCCGCCTGTCGCTGGATCGCTTCGACGAGCCGCGGATGGCAATGGCCCACCTGAATCACGGCGATCCCGCCCAAAAAATCGAGATATTCGCGGCCCTCGGCGTCCCAAACGCGGCAGCCGCTGCCCCGCGTGAGCACAAGATTCGGCGAGTACGTGTTGACGATGTACTGCTTGTGAAGCGCAACGGGGTCCATGCGACGGAGAAGGTTTACATCGTGTGGAAATTACAGACCATGGAAGCCGCAAAAAAATTTTTTACAGGGCATGGAAATTTCGGCCGGCTACTTCCTGACGATTTCCGTCCCGACGCCTTTGTCGGTGAAGAGCTCCAAGAGCAGCGAATGCGGCAGGGCGGCGTCGATGAAGTGGACCTTACGAACGCCGGCCTTGATCGCTTTCACCGCGCCCTGCACCTTCGGAATCATTCCGCCGCTGATCACGCCCTGCGCAATGAGCTTGTCCACATCGGCGCATTTGAGCGTGGAGATCAGCGTGGATCGGTCTTCCGGATCGCGCAGCAGCCCCGGCACATCGGAAAGATACACCAATTTACGGGCTTTCAAGGTTTGCGCGATCGCGGAGGCGGCGTCGTCTGCGTTGATGTTGTACAGTTTTCCATCCTCACCGCGGCCGAGCGGGGTGATGACGGGCACGATGTGTGAATGCAGATAGGCAAGGATCGGCTCGTCATCCACTTCGACGACATCGCCGACGTAGCCCCAGTCGAGCGTCTCGCCGGTTTGCGGGTCGATCTCCGTATGTTTGACGACGGTGAGGATGTCCTCCCCGTGAATGCCGCGCGCAGTGCAGCCGAGCTTTTCCAGGGTCTGGACCAGTTCTGGGTTCACCTCGCGGTTGAGCACGCGCTCGACGATTTCGATGGCGGCCTCGTCCGTGACGCGCAGGCCCTTTACGAATTGGGCGGGCAGCCCCTGCTCCTTCATCGCCCGTGAAATGGCCTTGCCGCCGCCATGCACGACGACGGGCCGCAGACCGACGCACGCCATGAAGGCGATATCGGTGAGGACTTTTTCGACGCCGGCTTTTTCTTCCATCGTCGAGCCGCCGACTTTGACAACGACGATCTCGCCGCGAAATTTTTGGATGTAGGGCAGCGCCTCAATGAGGACATTCGCCTTTTCGATCATGGATTGCATGTTCGCTTACCTGTCCTATACGGCGCCCAACGTGAGGTATTCGACCCCCTTCGCGCAATCCGGAAGTCGCTGCTCCCCGGGGTCGCGCAGCGAATCGCGTGGGCGACTGTCGCGCACATCGGACGCGCCTGGACCGCCGGCCGCCGGCTCGAAGCGCGTTTCTCGAAGAAGTTTTCGGGAACCAGCGGCGATTCGTCCTGAGTCGCCAGCGGGCATTGCCGGTGTCATGTCGGGACCTGGGTCGCGGGTGCGGCCATGTTTGCAAATCAGGTCGGCTCGCGGCCGTCGGGCATTTTGATGTAATCGACGTTGATGCCGACGTATTCCTCGGAAATGTCGCACGTGTACACGTGGGCGCGGCCACGGCCCATATGCAGGCGAATGGTCACGGTGAACTCCTCCTGCTGCTGGACTCGGCTGAGCGCGTCCAGCGGCGTCTTCGCCGCGACGCCGCGCCGGACCGCGGCGAGGTCGTCGTAGTAAATGTCCACGTTCGACGGGTTCACCTTTGCCGCGGAATAGCCGATGGCGTCCATGATGCGCCCCCAGTTCGGGTAATCGCCGTGCCAGCAGGTCTTCACGAGCAGCGAATTCGCCACGGCGCGCGCGGCGGCATCCGCCTCGCGGTCGTTCCGCGCCCCTTCGACGCGCACGGTGATGAGTTTGGTCGCGCCTTCGCCGTCGCGCGCGATGCGTTTGGCGAGATTCAGCGCGACCGCGTCCAACGCCTCGACGAAAGCGCCCCACGCGCGATGGTTCGGCGACAGCGCGCGATTCCCCGCCGCGCCATTAGCGAGCAGCAGGCACGTGTCGTTGGTGGACATGTCGCCGTCCACCGTAATTCGGTTGAACGACTTGTCCACCGCGGACTTGAGCGCGCGCTGCAACGCGCGCCGCTCCACCGCCGCATCGGTGAAGAAGAACCCGAGCATCGTGGCCATGTGGGGCTCGATCATGCCAGCGCCCTTCGCGAAAGCCGTGAGCACGACGGGTTTATTATCGATGACCAGTCGGACGGTGGCCGTTTTTTTTCGAGTATCGGTCGTCATGATCGCCTCGGCGGCGTCGCGGCCTCCGTCTGCGGATAGGCACGGCACGATCGACCGAATGCCGGCGGAGATGGTGTTCATCGGCAGCGGTTTGCCGATGGCGCCTGTGGAGCAGACGAGGACTTCGCCGGCGGGGATCCCGAGCAGAGAGGCCGTCAGAGAGGCCATCGCCGTCGCGTCGCGAAGGCCTTGCGCGCCGGTACATGCATTGGCATTTCCGCTGTTCGCGATGATTGCGCGTGCGCGGCCTCGCCGAACGATGGCTTGGTCGAGCTTGACCGGAGCCGCCTTGACTTGATTGGTGGTGAATACGCCGGCGCACGCGCACGGCCGGTCGGAGACAACCAACATCAGATCCCGTTTGCCGCTCCGCTTGATGCCGGCGGCGATGCCGGCCCCGCGAAAGCCCTGCGGGAGCACGACATCATCGATCAGTTCGAGGTTCAATTTCGCCATGCAAGAAAGCCCCGTATGCGGGAGACATACGGGGCTTTAGCCAAATGGAGCAAGCTTGATTTAGCGCTTGGAAAACTGGAACCGTTTGCGGGCGCCAGGCTGGCCGCTCTTCTTGCGTTCCTTCATGCGAGGATCCCGCGTGAGCAGGCCGGCTTCCTTTAGGGCGGGGCGCAGGTTAATGTCCACGAGGGTGAGGGCGCGCGCGATGCCCAGCCGGATGGCCCCTGCCTGCCCGCTTAGCCCTCCGCCGCGGACAGAAGCGACGACATCGAATTTACGCTCGGTTCCCGTGACTTTGAACGGCTGGTCGATCTGACTGCGCAGGGATTCGACCGGAAAATACTCGGCCGCGTCGCGACCATTTACTGTGAGTTTGCCCTCGCCCTGCCGAATGCGGACGCGCGCGACGGAGGTTTTGCGGCGTCCCGTTGCGGAGTATTCGTTGGGTTTATGTGCCACGAGCAGACCTCCCTCAGACAACGAGCGGCTCGGGTTTTTGCGCTGCGTGCGGATGTTTGTCCCCGGCGTAAACGCGCAACCGAGTCATGTAAATTCGTGCCAGCTTGTTTTTCGGAAGCATTCCCTTGACGGCCTGCATGATGATGCGCTCAGGATGCGTCGAGCGGATCACGCGGGCCGGCCGGAGCTTGAGGCCGCTCGGGTAGCCGGAATAATTTTTGTAAATTTTCTGATCTTCTTTGGAGCCCGTCAGTTTGACCTTCTCGGCGTTGACGACGACCACGAAGTTGCCCATGTCCACGTGGGGGGTGAAGGTTGGCTGGTCCTTGCCCCTCAAGACCTCGGCGATCCGGACAGCGAGGCGGCCCGCCGGTTTATCCGCGGCGTCCACGACGTACCACTTCCGAACCACGTCTTTCGGATGAACGGCTGTAGATTTCATGCAGGGGTTGTCCAATAAGCAAAGCCGAGGAAGCTAACAGAGTCGGTGTCCGTCTGTCAACCGCCCGGCGCAGGATTTTCCGACGGGGCCGGATTTTCGGCTGCGGAGGTTCCGATGCCGAAGACCTCCCGCAGATGGGCGAGCAGATCGGCCCACGAGGCAGCGTCGGCCGCCGGATCATAGGCAATGGGCAGGCCGAATTCGGCAGCTTTCGCATCGGCATCTGGAACAGTGAAGCTGTGTTTGGCGCCGGGGTAGACGGTCAACCGGTAGTCCGCGCCGGCCTGTCGCATCTCCCGTTCAAAGGCTTCGAGGTCTCGTTGCGGGATGAGCGGGTCGGCGCCTCCGTGATAGACCAGCACGCGTGCGCGCACTTCACCCGCTCGCGCCGGCGTGTCCGTGGCGAGGCTGCCGTGGAAGGAGGCCGCGGCTTTGAGGTCTTCGCCGATTCGGGCCATATGGAGCACCACCGCTCCCCCGAAGCAGTAGCCGATGGCCGCGATCCGGGCGGGATCCGTCACGGTTTGCTGTTCGAGAAAAGCCCGGGCGGCGCGGAATCGCGAGACGGCGGTCCGCTTGTTTTTCAGCACTTCCGATGCGAAGGCGCCCGCCTCATTTGGATGGGCTGCGGTTTTGCCATCGCCGTACATATCCACGGCCAACGCCACATACCCTTCCTTCGCAAGTTCACGTGCGCGGCTTCGAGCATATTCGTTGAGGCCCCACCACTCGTGCACCACAAGGACGCCGGGGCGGAGCCCTTCGCGGGACGCGTCATAGGCCAAAAACCCCCGAAGCGTCGATGAGCCATCGGAATATTCGACCTCGCGCTCCTCAAGTTGCGCCGCGAGCGACGCGAACGCAGTCATAAAGATCGCAAAAAATGGGAACCATCGGTCCATGAAACACCTCTAATAGAAAGTATGATTTCAAAGAGCGGGCGGTTCAACGGCAGAATGTACATGTAGTGATATGCCCGTTATTGGTTCGCGCATGCCCCGCGCGCCGGCGCCCGCTGAAGTGAAGGAGAGATCCATGAAGGTTCTGATCGTGGGTGGAGTGGCGGCCGGAATGTCGGCCGCGGCGCGTCTGCGCAGGCTGGATGAGCAAGCGCAGATCGTGGTGCTCGAGCGGAGCCCGTATGTGTCCTTTGCCAACTGCGGGCTGCCCTACTATATAGGGGGTATCATCCGGGAGCGAAGCCAGCTTCTCTTGCAGACGCCGGCCTCCTTGAAGGCATCGCTGGATCTGGACGTCCGAACAGGCCATGAGGTTCTGGCGATCGACCGCAAGACCCGGCGCGTGGAAGTTCGGG from the Kiritimatiellia bacterium genome contains:
- the argB gene encoding acetylglutamate kinase, which codes for MQSMIEKANVLIEALPYIQKFRGEIVVVKVGGSTMEEKAGVEKVLTDIAFMACVGLRPVVVHGGGKAISRAMKEQGLPAQFVKGLRVTDEAAIEIVERVLNREVNPELVQTLEKLGCTARGIHGEDILTVVKHTEIDPQTGETLDWGYVGDVVEVDDEPILAYLHSHIVPVITPLGRGEDGKLYNINADDAASAIAQTLKARKLVYLSDVPGLLRDPEDRSTLISTLKCADVDKLIAQGVISGGMIPKVQGAVKAIKAGVRKVHFIDAALPHSLLLELFTDKGVGTEIVRK
- a CDS encoding aspartate aminotransferase family protein, producing the protein MDPVALHKQYIVNTYSPNLVLTRGSGCRVWDAEGREYLDFLGGIAVIQVGHCHPRLVEAIQRQAARLMHVSNLYYNENAPRLAAKLVEKFGAPGRVFFCNSGAEANEGLIKLARLWGSASGRHEIITMRNSFHGRTLAAITATGQTKYQKGFEPLPPGFVYAEYNNLASVRSAVNEKTVAILVEAVQGEGGIVPATAEFMQGLRALCDEFNLLLFCDEVQCGMGRTGHWFGFQAYGVQADGCSLAKGLGGGLPIGAFIAGPKVAEVFQPGHHASTFGGNPVACAAALAVIQIIEDERLLENAAQLGEFMMRELRALAAQFPWMRDVRGKGLMIGLVLDHPAKAFEKALLANGLITIATAEHVIRMLPPLNITRDDALAALRIIAETARNYSP
- a CDS encoding KamA family radical SAM protein; amino-acid sequence: MNLTTSRRRAAFRRRFYPSATLTDWNDWRWQLRHRITDLEGLERIFRLTEEEREAVRRLNRLPLGITPYYASLIDPVDPAHPLRRTKIPSLAEFQRYPGEYDDPLGEERHRVAPGLIHTYPDKVLFLVTDFCATYCRYCMRSRLVGQGTFIPNAAMWEEALAYIRAHAEVRDVLLSGGDPLILSDERLAWLLERLRAIRHVEIIRIGTKVPAVLPMRITPALCRTLRRFHPLFISIHFIHPEELTPETARACERLADAGIPLGGQMVLLKGINDDPETMRRLCQGQLRMRVRPYYLHQCDAIVGSMQFRTPIQAGLEIIRALHGHTSGYAVPTYMVDAPGGGGKVPLTPSYVVGRQGADLVIRNHAGALYRYYDPGAAPETGELPVRFEPGPSRG
- a CDS encoding dienelactone hydrolase family protein, encoding MDRWFPFFAIFMTAFASLAAQLEEREVEYSDGSSTLRGFLAYDASREGLRPGVLVVHEWWGLNEYARSRARELAKEGYVALAVDMYGDGKTAAHPNEAGAFASEVLKNKRTAVSRFRAARAFLEQQTVTDPARIAAIGYCFGGAVVLHMARIGEDLKAAASFHGSLATDTPARAGEVRARVLVYHGGADPLIPQRDLEAFEREMRQAGADYRLTVYPGAKHSFTVPDADAKAAEFGLPIAYDPAADAASWADLLAHLREVFGIGTSAAENPAPSENPAPGG
- the argJ gene encoding bifunctional glutamate N-acetyltransferase/amino-acid acetyltransferase ArgJ, with amino-acid sequence MAKLNLELIDDVVLPQGFRGAGIAAGIKRSGKRDLMLVVSDRPCACAGVFTTNQVKAAPVKLDQAIVRRGRARAIIANSGNANACTGAQGLRDATAMASLTASLLGIPAGEVLVCSTGAIGKPLPMNTISAGIRSIVPCLSADGGRDAAEAIMTTDTRKKTATVRLVIDNKPVVLTAFAKGAGMIEPHMATMLGFFFTDAAVERRALQRALKSAVDKSFNRITVDGDMSTNDTCLLLANGAAGNRALSPNHRAWGAFVEALDAVALNLAKRIARDGEGATKLITVRVEGARNDREADAAARAVANSLLVKTCWHGDYPNWGRIMDAIGYSAAKVNPSNVDIYYDDLAAVRRGVAAKTPLDALSRVQQQEEFTVTIRLHMGRGRAHVYTCDISEEYVGINVDYIKMPDGREPT
- the proB gene encoding glutamate 5-kinase, encoding MHDAKEARTRLAHARRIVVKIGSRVLVQRTGRPDVRRMRELVRQIAGLHKAGRDVVVVSSGAIGSGIEALGWRKRPTSLKLLQMAAAVGQSRLMARYDELFGAHDIRIGQLLLTHEDLRHRTRHLNAHETMQTLLEHRVVPIVNENDVVAVDEIKFGDNDLLAALTALLVQADALVLLTTVDGFRAPVTAGRTRRVPVLAGVSEKELSMALGKGSQLSTGGMASKLQSAGMVAENGIPVVIANGRSDGVLERLIRGEDVGTIILPSSDPNPLSRRERWIALFHRPKGSLVVDDGAREAVETRGKSLLPVGIRAVEGNFDAGAVVNLKAGDGSIFGRGLSNFSSTEIRLMKGKRSDELEAVLGASESPVVVHRDNMVFRKKEAPATVGAGN
- a CDS encoding glutamate-5-semialdehyde dehydrogenase — protein: MTLHEQMVEMGRRAISAARKLAQLSCKKKNAILEAMAEELDARRAEIKAANERDMEAGRAAGLSAAMLDRLLLTDSRIDAMIKGIRDVVGLKDPVGQVISKWMRPNGLEIRKVRVPIGVIAIIYESRPNVTVDSAILCIKTGNAVILRGGKEAVHSNKALADALQAGGASKGLPEYAIQLVGTTDREAIRELVQLEGMVDLAIPRGGEGLIRAVAEHARVPVIKHYKGICYVYVHESADREMALKVVENAKCQRPGVCNAAEHVLIDASIAREFLPALVEMLRARKVELRGDEAARAIVPDLKPATDADWDTEYLDLIMGVKIVQGLDEAIDFINAHGSHHSDAILASDPAAQREFTDRVDSAAVYVNASTRFTDGGEFGMGAEIGISTDKLHARGPMGLEELTTYKYIIHGSGQVRT
- the rplM gene encoding 50S ribosomal protein L13: MKSTAVHPKDVVRKWYVVDAADKPAGRLAVRIAEVLRGKDQPTFTPHVDMGNFVVVVNAEKVKLTGSKEDQKIYKNYSGYPSGLKLRPARVIRSTHPERIIMQAVKGMLPKNKLARIYMTRLRVYAGDKHPHAAQKPEPLVV
- the rpsI gene encoding 30S ribosomal protein S9, whose amino-acid sequence is MAHKPNEYSATGRRKTSVARVRIRQGEGKLTVNGRDAAEYFPVESLRSQIDQPFKVTGTERKFDVVASVRGGGLSGQAGAIRLGIARALTLVDINLRPALKEAGLLTRDPRMKERKKSGQPGARKRFQFSKR